The following nucleotide sequence is from Gemmatimonadota bacterium.
GGCCGGCGCGTTCGGTCTGTTCGATGGTGAGTCGAGTCTCAATCCAGCTGCGCTCGGTGCACTGACCCAGACCACGTCGCTCTTCACTTCGAGCGCATCGTGGCGGAACAGCAGCAATCCGGCAGGAACGGGGAAGGCGACTGACGCACGTTTCCCGCAGATCCTGATCGGAGGACCGATCCCGTCGTCAAAGTTCGCCGTCGGCGTCGGCTACTCCACCTATGCCGATCGTGACTTCACGCTGGTGTCGACCGGAGTCGCCTCGCCACGCGGCGAGCCGATCAATGTCACCGATACCCTCACATCGCTGGGCGGCATCAATGATCTCCGCCTCGGTGTCGCGTATGTGGCGTCGCCGCGGGTCCTCTTCGGCGCCGGCGTGCACTTTCTCACCGGCTCGAACCGGCTGCTGTCACGTCGCTCGTGGGCGGATACCAATTACCTGCCGATTGCCGAGAAGGCCGAACTTTCCTACAAGGGCTTCGGTTTTTCGGCCGGCGTCCTGTTGAATCCCGCCAACGGCATTGCGATCGCGGGTGCCATCCGCCAGGACGGCAATCTCGATGTCCAGCGTGACTCGTCGAGCAGCAGCGGGACGATCAAGCTGCCGCTGACGCTGAGTGGCGGCGTCCGAGTGCGCGTGCATCGGGGGGTGGAGTTCGCCGGGACCGTCATCCGTCGCAACTGGTCGAGTGCCGATGCGGGCCTCCGCGAAGAAGGGGCTATCGGCGCGGTGAATACTTTCGAAGCAAGTGGGGGGCTCGAGATCCTCAGCAACCTTCGTCGCCCGGCGCAGAAGCCGTTGCGACTCGGCGTGCGTTACGCGGAGCTGCCGTTCCTGCTGACGACCGCGGGTCGGCCGAAGGAAGTCGGGGTGTCGATCGGCTCCGGGCTGCGCTTTGCCGGTGACCGCGGTGGCATCGACCTGGCGCTCGAGCGCTTCCAGCGGAAGCAGGGCAGTGACTACCGCGAGACCGGCTGGATCTTCTCGGTAGGGATTTCGGTGCGGTCGGCCGGATTCCGGCCATAGCGCGCTGGATGGGTTGCAGATGAAGCGGATCTACATTGAGACGTATGGCTGCCAGATGAATGTGGCCGACACCGAACTGATGTTTGGTGTCCTCGGCCGGGACGGCTACGAACCCACCGAGTCGCCCGAAGGGGCCGACGTCATCCTCGTCAATACGTGTGCCGTCCGTGATAACGCCGAACAGCGGGTGATCGGTCGCGTCGGTGAATTGCAGCGTCACAAGTATCCCGGCAGTGTGCTCGGCGTCGTGGGCTGCATGGCGCAGCGCCTCGGTCCGATCCTGCTCGAGCGGGTACCGAAGGTCGATCTCGTCGTCGGCCCCGATGCCTATCGCAATCTCCCGGAACTGCTCCGCCACGCGGTCGGCGGCATTCGCGTTGCCGATGTGGAGTACCGCGGCTGGGAGCATTACGAAGATATCCCCCAATTGCGTGAACCGGGCCCTACCGCCTTCGTGACGGTGCAGCGGGGCTGCGACTATCGCTGCACCTTCTGTATCGTGCCGACGACCAGAGGTCCCGAGCGGAGTCGCGTGCTGGCCGATATCGTGCGTGAAGTCCGCGAGCTGGTCGAGACCGGAGTCAGCGAGGTCACGCTGCTCGGGCAGACAGTCAATTCATACCACGACGGGAGCGACGATTTTGCCGCGTTGCTTCGCGCCGTCGGTGCGGTGGATGGGGTGCGGCGAATTCGATTCACGTCCCCGTATCCGACCGACTTCACTCCTGGGGTGATCGAGGCGATGGCCACGACACCGGCGGTGTGCGAACACGTGCATCTCCCGGTTCAGAGCGGATCGAACGCGGTGCTGAAGCGGATGCTTCGTCGCTACACGCGCGAGCGCTATCTCGAAGTGGTGAACGACTTGCGCACGGCGATTCCGGGGATGACGATTTCGACCGACATCATCGTCGGGTTTCCCGGCGAGACCGACGCCGACTTTGCCGAGACGCTGGCGATGGTGCAGGACGCCTCCTTCGACGAGGCCTACACCTTCAAGTACTCGGTCCGCGACGGCACGCCGGCGGTCAAGATCCCGAACCACGTTCCGGATGACGTGGCGTCGGGGCGGCTGGAGCAGCTGATCGAGGCCGCCCGGGCCCAGTCGCGGCGTCGGAACGCGGATCGGGTCGGCGAGGTCCACGAGGCACTCGTGGAACGGCCGGCGAAACGGGGCGACCTGATGCTGGCCCGCACCCGCCAGAATTTTCTGGTGCTCCTTGATGTTCCTGCCGATGCTATCGGCGAGTACCGGCGCGTGCGCCTCACGGGCACGACCGGGTCCACCTTTACCGGCGTCCTGTACCAGCCAGCCCTGGCGGTCCTATGATCGTGAATGTGATGGAGCAGCACGTGAAAGACGCGTACGAACGGCTCAAGACGTCCGTCAAGGACTTCGAGGAGTCGCCGCGTCATCGCGATGATGTGGTGGTGTATGCCCTGAACCGGTTGCCGCCGAAGTACGTGGTCAGCAATGCCGGCAAGGCGGTCACCGAGGCCGCGCTCGATGCGCCGCAGCATCGGACCGCGATCGAGGTGCAGGTCTTCGAAGCACTTCGGCAGGTGGCGCGCGTGCCACGCAACGACCGCCCACCCGCAGATTGATGCGGGCGCCACCGGGCGCCATGATTCTGCTGGTGGCATATGGGGCCGGTCTCGTGACCGGCCTTTCGCGTTTCCTGGACCCAGTCATCCTGTTGCCGCTCCTGCTCGCGGCGGGGTGGGTCCTCCGTCGATCAACTTGGGCTGTAACTGCGATCGCCTGTGCGAGCGGGATCGCGGTGGGTTGCTGGAGCCGCACAACCATTACCGAGCGTTGCGTCGCCTCGCTCCGGCCGGGAGAGCAACAGCTCGTGCTCCGCACCGAGGAGCCCGGCAGTGCGACCGGCCGCGTGTCGTTGCCGACCCGGGGGTGCCGCGGCGACGTGGTCGCGCGCTGGCCGGTGAATGCGAACGTCGGGGCGGGGCACGATGTTGGCGTGGTCGCGCGGTGGATTCCGCGGCCGCCGCGCCTCGGACGACCCGACGGCCTGCTCGTGGTGACCCGGGTGTTGCGGGTTACGGGCGACCCCGGGCGCATCGATTCACTGCGCACAGTTCTGACGACAGCGAGCGTCCGACTCTATGGAGCGCAGTCCCCGCTGGTGGACGCGCTCATCACCGGCCGACGTGGCGCGATCGATCCCACGCTCAGCCGGGCCTTCGCTGCCGCTGGCCTGGTGCATCTTCTGGCCATTTCGGGTTCTCACATCGCCGTGATCGCGGGCTGGGTATTGCTGGTGTTGCGACTGCTGCGTGTGTCTCGTCATCGCGGCGAAGCGCTCGCGGTGGCGGCCGCAACCGGATACACGGCCTTCATCGGCTGGCCACCCTCCGCGGTTCGCGCAGCGGCACTGATGGCGCTGGTTGCCTGGTGTCGCTGGCGGCAGCGTCATGTGCGCGGAGTGGCCCTGCTCGGGGCCAGCGCATTGCTGGTGCTCTGGTGCGATGCCTGGGCGATCAGCGATGTGGGAGCGTGGTTGTCGGTGCTCGCACTCGCGGGTGTGAGTGCGGCGACCCGCTGGAGTGATCGCGCCATCAGTGCGTCGGTGTGGGTGCGCACCCTCAGCGGTTCGGTGGGGGCCACCCTCACCACGGCGCCACTGACGGCCTTCGCCTTCGGGCAGGTCGCCCCGATCGGAATCCTGTTGAACCTCGTGGCGGTCCCGCTCACGGCGCTGCTGGTACCGGTGCTGCTCGTCTCGCTGCTGTTGTGGCATCCCCTGCCGGTTGCCGCCTCGGCCTTCGCGACTTCGGCAGCGCTCCTGCTGCGACTCCTGGTTGGCGTGGCACGGGTCGGGGCGATGGCTCCAGGGGCGGCCACTGCAGGTGACTCGGGGTTCGCCGCCGCGTTGCCGTGGCTCGTCGCACTCGCAGCGGCAGGATGGGTGGTGTACGGGCAGACTGCGCCGCGCGAAGCAGCTCGACGACTCGGCTGGGTGGTCGCGGTCGTGCTCTGGCTCCTGCTCGCCCCACGTGGTCCCCGTGCGCCGGATCTCGGGAGCGGTGGGCTGGCGTTACTTTTCGCCGATGTTGGCCAAGGCGACGCGGCCCTGATCAGGACACCAGGGGGACACTGGTTCGCGGTGGACGCCGGGCCGATCGATCCTGGGGGTCGCGACGCCGGTCACAAGGTGCTGCTGCCGTTGCTGGCGCAGGAGCAGGTCGGGCGGCTCGAGGCGTTGATCCTGTCGCACGCGCATCGTGACCACGTGGGCGGTGCTGCCGCCCTGGTCAACGAGCTTGATATTGGCGTCGTGGTGGAGCCGGGCGAGGCGTTCAGTGATAGCGCCTACGATGACTGGCTCACCGCGGTGGCGCAGCGAGGCGTGCGTTGGCACCCGGCGCGGCGCGGGACTGAGTGGACGGTTGATGGGGTGCGGTTCGCCGTCCTGCATCCTCCCCTCGAGTGGCCACGACAGGGTGACGACCTCAATGAAGATTCGGTCGTGCTCTCTGTGTCGTACGGCAACTTTACTGCGTTGCTGATGGGCGACGCCGGCTTCGTGGCGGAGTCGTCACTCGCTGGATCGTTGCCCGAAGCTGACTTGCTCAAGGTGGGGCACCACGGCTCGCGGTGGGCCAGCGGAGTGCCCTTTCTTGCAATGACACGCCCTGTGGCAGGGATCATCAGTGTAGGCAGGAATCGGTACGGTCATCCTGCGCCCGAGACACTCGCGCGCCTGGCCGATGCCGGAACCCGGGTGTGGCGGACTGATCTGGAAGGAACCACCACGGTGCTCACCGATGGTGTCACGTTCACTGTTCACGGGGGCCGGACCTCGGCCACCTATGCTGCGAGGGCCCGTCGTGGGCCAAGGAGACGCCGTGCTGGAACGCCGCCTCGGACGGACCAAGGTGACTACGCTGGAGCGCTTCATCCTGGGTCAGGAGCGCGACCATCCCGGTGCCACGGGGGAGCTCACCAACCTCCTCTATGACGTGGCACTCGCGGCCAAGGTGATCGCCTCCCAGATCCGCCGTGCCGGCCTCGTGAACATCCTCGGCAGCGCCGGCACCAGCAACGTGCAGGATGAGGAGCAGCAGAAGCTCGATATCTTCGCCAACGAAACGATGAAGAACGCGCTCAACCACACCGGGCGCGTGTGCGCCATGGCGTCTGAGGAAGATGAGGAGCTGATCCCGATTCCCGACGGAGTGCCGGCCGGCAAGTACGCGGTGCTCTTCGATCCGCTCGATGGCTCCGCCAACATCGACGTCAATGCCGCGGTGGGCACCATCTTCTCGATCTATCATCGGGTCACCACCGAGGGCCCGGGGCAGCTCGCCGACGTGCTGCAGCCGGGCTCAGAGATCGTGGCGGCCGGCTATGTGATGTACGGCTCCAGCGTGATGATGGTCTATTCGGCGGGTCATGGGGTCCACGGCTTCACACTCGATCCGACCATCGGCGAGTTTCTCCTCTCGCACGAGGACATCACCACGCCGGGTACCGGCAAGTACTACAGCGTGAACGAATCGAACTTCGGGCGATGGTCTCGCGCGATGCAGCGTGCCGTGCGAGGATTCCACGGCGACGACCCGGCGCGGCTCAAGGGAAAGAACTCCCGCTACATCGGCTCGCTGGTGGCCGACTTCCATCGCAACCTGATCGGCGGCGGGGTCTTCCTCTATCCGGGCGACACCAAGAACACCAACGGCAAGCTGCGCCTGCTCTATGAGTGCGCGCCAATGGCGTTCCTGGCGGAGATGGCCGGCGGCGCGGCGACGGATGGCACTACACGCATCCTCGACATCGTTCCGACGGCGCTGCACCAGCGCACCCCGCTCGTGATTGGCGGCAAGGATGACGTCGCATACGTCGCAAAGGTGATTCGCGAAGTCGAGGGTGGCGCGTGACCAAGCCGCTGCGAGTGGACGGGCCGCAGGTGCCGCGCCCAGCCGACTGGGACGGCGACCCGGCACGAGACCTTGGTGAACCGGGACAGTTCCCATTCACGCGTGGCCCCTATGCCGAGATGTACACCCGGCGGCCGTGGACGATGCGCCAGTACGCCGGATTCGGCACAGCGACCGCGACGAATCTCCGTTTCCGTGCACTGCTCGCGGCGGGGCAGACGGGGCTCTCGACGGCATTCGACCTCCCCACGCAGATGGGGTATGACTCCGACCACCCGATGGCGGCCGGCGAAGTTGGTCGCGTCGGAGTGGCCATCGATACGGTCGACGACCTGCGCCTGCTCTTCGCCGAGATCCCGCTCGATCGCGTCAGTACCTCCATGACCATCAACGCGACGGCCGCAATTCTCCTGGCGATGTACATCGTCGTCGGCGAGGAGCAGGGCGTGGCGGCGAAGGCGCTCAGCGGCACCATTCAGAATGACATCCTCAAGGAATACATCGCGCGCGGGACGTATGTCTTTCCCGCGGCTCCTTCGCTGCGCCTGATCACGGACATTTTCCGCTTCGTGTCGGATGAGGAGATGAACTTCAATCCGATCTCGATCTCGGGCTACCATATGCGCGAGGCCGGGGCGACGGCGGTACAGGAGGTGGCCTTCACCCTCGCCAACGCGCTCGAATACGTCCGGCGCGGAATCGACGCCGGCGTGCCGCTCGCTTCCTTCGGCCCGCGACTTTCATTCTTCTTCGCGGCGCACAACGATCTCTTCGAGGAAGTCGCCAAGTTCCGGGCGGCCCGTCGGCTCTATGCCCGCCTGATGCGCGAGCGATTCGGGGCCGACGATTCTTCGGCGCGCCTGCGCTTCCACACGCAGACCGGCGGCGTGACCCTGCAGGCCCAGCAGCCGCTCAATAATGTGGTGCGGGTCACCGTGCAGGGTCTCGCGGCCGTGCTTGGTGGCACGCAGTCGTTGCATACCAACGGCTATGACGAGGCACTCGCGCTTCCGACCGAAGCGTCGGCGACGCTCGCGCTCCGCACCCAGCAGCTACTCGCTTTCGAGAGTGGCATGACGCGCGCCGTCGACCCGCTCGCCGGCAGCTGGTATGTCGAGGCACTCACCGATCGGATCGAGGCCGAGGCACGCGCCCTCATCGAAGAGGTCGACGCGCTCGGTGGCGCGGCCGCCGCGGTCGAACAGGAATTCTTCCAGCGGGCCATTGCCGAAAGCGCGTGGGCGATGCAGCAGGCGCAGGAGTCGGGCGAACTCACGGTGGTCGGTGTCAATCGCTTTACCGATGGCAGCACATCGCCGGTGATCCCGGCGCCTGACTTCAAGGAGCTCGAGCGCGAACAGCGGAGCCGGCTGGCCGCGACCCGGGCATCGCGAGATGCGAATGCGGTATCGGCCTCCCTCGCCGAAGTGCGTCGGGCGGCGGGAACCACCGATTCGATGATGCCGCCGATTATCGCGGCGGTACGAGTCCGGGCCTCACTCGGCGAAATCAGTGACGCGTTGCGCGGGGTCTGGGGTGTCTATCGCGGTGGGCACGCCGGGTGAACGCCTCGACCGAAGAGCTGCAGGCCGCGCTCGGCGAGGCGTACACGCTCGAGCGCGAGCTCGGTCGCGGTGGGATGGGAGCGGTCTTCCTCGCCCGCGACAATCGGCTACATCGGCCGGTGGCCATCAAACTGCTGCCGCCTGATCTCGCCACGAATGCCGATTTGCGGGAGCGCTTCCTTCGGGAAACCCGACTCGCGGCGTCGTTCTCGCACCCGAACATCGTGCCGGTTCATGACGTGATTGAGCGCGGCAACCTGCTCGCCTTCGTGATGGGGTACGTCGACGGCGAGACGCTGGGCGCCCGAGTGCGTCGCGGCGGGCCTCTGCCATTGCCCGACGCGGTGCGGGTGCTCCAGGAGGTTGCCTGGGCACTCTCGTACGCCCACGGACGCGGCATCGTGCACCGCGACATCAAGCCCGACAACATCCTGATCGAGCGCGCCACAGGTCGTGGCCTCGTCACCGATTTCGGCATCGCGCGAAGTGGTGTCGCGACGCCGGGGCAGGGACTGACACGCGTGGGTGAAGTTGTCGGAACGCCTGAGTTCATCAGCCCGGAACAGGCGTCGGGCGATGTGGTCGATGGGCGGAGTGATCTCTACTCGCTCGGCGTGGTGGCGTTCTACATTCTCGCTGGACAACTCCCGTTCGATGCACCGACACCGACCGGTTTGCTGGCGATGCATCTCACGCAGCCGCCGCCGTCACTCGCAGCGTTGCGCCCCGACCTGCCGCCCGAGATGGTGGCGGCGGTCGAGCGCTGCCTCGCGAAGAATCCGTCGGATCGATTCGCGACCGGTGAAGAACTGGCGAATGCGCTCGATGGACTTCGGCGCAGTGCGCCGGAAGTGGCGCCTGCCGTGCGCGTCTTTCTGCAGCGGATCGGGACATCGTTCTTTGCGTTGCTCTTTCTCGGTGGCTGTGCGTCGTATCTCGTGCGACGTGGCGCCAAGGCCGGCAGTGATGACTGGGTGATCGCGTTCCTGATGATCATTGCCGCGATCTGGGGGCTGATCGCGCAACTGTTCGGCCGTGTGCGACTGCTGCTGCGGCAGGGGTTCCGATATCGCGATGTTCATGCGGGCGCCGGCGCCATCCTGGCCGACGACGTCGCAGCACGTGATGCCATTCGTGCCTCGAGCGACGAGATGCGTCGTCGGCGTAAGCGGATTCGCATCGGGCTGCTCTCGTGCGTCTGGCCTTTTGGCGCATTCTGGTTCGTCAAGCACTACCTCCGCACCCCCATCCCCGGAGGAGAGCCAGGACAGTTCCACGTCGGCGCGGCGGGCGCCTTGATCGTGATCTCGGCCGCGATCTCGCTCGGCCTCGGTGTCACGCTCCTCGGATCGGATCCGCTCAAGGGGAATCCCTTTGCGTTCCTGCAGGCGAAGTTCTGGCAGGGGCCGTTCGGTCGACTGATCTTCCGGATTGGGGGCTGGCGGCTTCCCAACGTTTCCGATTCGGGGACCACGGTCACCCGTGCGATGCCGACCGCGCCGGGCGGCCCGCTCACCGTCCTGCTTGCGTTGCCGAACGAGCTCAGGCGTGATCTGCGAGGCGTCGACGTGCGGCTCACGGCGCTCGAACGCGAGATCGTGGCAGGTCGTGGTCGCGAGGCTCAGATCGCCGCGGCAATCGCAGACGCCGGACCGCCTCAGGCGGCCGCCTCGGAGCGCGCGACGGCGCTGGTGCAGGAACTCGGCGAAGCCGCGTCAGTCGCGCGCCGGGAGCGGGAAGCGAAGGAACTGCAGCTGGAGAACGTCCGACTCGAACTGATCCGGCTTCGTGCCGGCCTCGGCACGGCGGTAGCGGTTCGCCAGGCGCTCGAGGGCTAGGTGCCGCCACAGTACCGTTCCCTCGTGGTCGATCGCCACGCCCGCATCGGCATTGCCGGTGAACTCGAGACGGCCACCGAGGCGTGGCTGATTCTCCACGGCTACGGCATGCTCGCTCAGGGGATACTCCACTGGTTTCGCGCGGCCGAACGTCCCGGGCGTGTGCTCGTCGCGCCCGAGGGGCTCTCCCGGTTCTACGTCGAGGAGAAGGGCCACCGCCGCGTGGGCGCGTCCTGGCTCACCCGGGAAGACCGCGAACACGACCTCACCGACCAGCAAGCCTATCTCGACCGCGTGGTTGCCGACCTGGTCGGCGCCATCCCGCGGCTGGAAGTGCACGGCTTCTCCCAGGGAGTCGCGGCGGGGTCGCGCTGGGTGGTTCGTGGCGTTCGGCCTGTGGCCAGGCTGGTCTGTTGGGGTGGTACCATCCCGCCCGATGTGGAGCCTATGGCACTGCACCGGGCCGTGAACGCGACCCCGATCCATTTCACCGTGGGTGACCGGGACGTCTGGGTGGCTCCAGCCACCGTCGACGCTGACGCCGCCAGACTGGTCGAGGCCGGTTGCCCGGCAGTGGTCCACCACTTCGATGGCGGGCACCGTGTGGATAACGGCGTACTGGCCGAATTGGAGGCAGTGCCACGCTGAAGACCGCTTTTCTTGCTGGGTGAGGCGAGCGGTCTTAAACTTCGGCGCAGCTTTCAGTTAGCCAAGGTGGGGTATGCCGACGTACGAGTACGAATGCAGCAACGGACACCGGTTCGATCGGGTCCAGAAGATGTCTGACAAGCCGGTCGCCAAGTGTCCCGAATGCGGGGCGAGGGCGTCGCGGCGAATTTCTGGTGGCCAGGGCCTCATCTTCAAGGGATCGGGTTTCTACATCACCGACTATGGCAAGGATGGCAAGGGCGCGCGGAAGGACACCGATGCCGCTCCCAAGTCAGACCCCGCACCCACAGCTCCGGTCACACCGGCGGCTTCGACCACACCAGCGGCCACTCCGAAGTCCTCCGGCACGAAGGACCCTTCGTGAGCGAGGCGCTGCGGGCTGAACTGTCGCGCATCGCGATCCTACTTGGTGGCAGCGATATCGAGTTCACGCTCGAACGCCCTCGTGACCCAAGCCATGGCGATCTTTCAACCAACCTCGCGATGCAACTGGCCAAGCGTGAACGGAGCAATCCCCGCGCGATGGCTGAACGCGTGCTGGCGGAGCTGAACGCTCCTGCCACCACGGTACAGGAGAGTTCGATCGCCGGTCCGGGCTTCATCAATTTCCGCCTCACCGCCGACACCCTGACTGCCGATCACGCGCGCATCCTCGCGGAGGGCGCCAGCTATGGTCGCTCGACGACCGGCGCGGGGCAGCGGGTGAACGTGGAGTTCGTATCGGCGAATCCCACCGGCCCGCTCCACGTCGGTCACGGACGAGGCGCGGCCCAGGGCGATGGCATCGCCGCGCTGCTGGAGTGGACCGGCCATCAGGTGACCCGCGAGTTCTACATCAACGACGCCGGGGTGCAGATCACCCGGCTCGCCGAATCGCTCTGGGCCCGGGTACAGCAGGCAGTGGGGCGCGAGGCGAGTGTGCCGGAGGGTGGCTACCACGGTGAGTATCTCGTCGAGGCCGCAGCGACCCTGCTCGCCTCGGAAGGGAAGGCCTTTGCCGACCTGCCGGCGTCGAAAGGCGTCGCCCGCTGCCGTGCCGCCGCACTCGTGATGCAGCGTGCCGAGCAGGATGACACGCTTGCCACCTTCGGCGTGCGCTTCGATGTGATGTCGTCGGAAGAGGACATCTACGCCAGTGGCAAGATCGACGCGTTGCTGGTACGCCTTGCCGAGGCCGATCTTTCGTACGAGCAGGACGGCGCGCTCTGGTTACGCACCTCCTCGTACGGCGACGAGAAGGATCGCGTGCTCCGCAAGCAGGATGGCAGCTACACCTACTTCGTCCCCGACATCGCGTATCATCTCGACAAGGTGAAACGTGGCTTTACACACGCCATCGATGTCTGGGGCGCCGACCACCACGGCTACATCCCGCGCGTGCAGGGAGCGTTGACGGCGCTGGGCGTACCGGCCGACTGGCTCGAAGTGTCGCTGGTGCAGCTGGTGAAAGTCGTGCGAGGTGGCGAAGAGGTGAAGATGTCGAAGCGCTCGGGCGACTTCGTCACCTTGCGAGATCTGTACGAGGAAACTGGCGTCGATGCCGCGCGCTACTGGTTCCTGATGCGCCGGGGCGATACCCACCTCACCTTCGACATCGAGCTGGCCAAGTCGCGGACCGATGAGAACCCGGTGTTCTATGTCCAGATGGCGCATGCCAGGATGTGCGGCATCTTCCGTAATGCCGGTATCGAGTTGGCGTCTGTCAGTGGCGCACTCGATCTCACCGTGCTCACGGCGAGCGATGCCGATCTGCTGCGCGCGCTCACCGAATTCCCCGACATCGTGCGGCGCGCCGCCCGCGATCACGAGCCCCATCGGGTGACGACGTATCTCGAAGCCCTCGCGCGCGAAGCGCACGGCTGGTATCACGGCTGTCGGGTGCTCGGCGAACCGGAACCTGTCCAGCATGCTCGTTTGCTTCTTGCCCGCGCGGCCATTCAGGTGCTCGCGAATGGCCTGACCCTTCTCGGCATCACTGCCCCGGACCGGATCTGAACGCATGACTCTTCTCGTCGTCGGCAGTGTCGCGCTGGATTCGGTCGCTACTCCCTTCGGGCAGACCGCCGATGCACTCGGTGGGTCGGCCGTGCACTTCG
It contains:
- the argS gene encoding arginine--tRNA ligase, which translates into the protein MSEALRAELSRIAILLGGSDIEFTLERPRDPSHGDLSTNLAMQLAKRERSNPRAMAERVLAELNAPATTVQESSIAGPGFINFRLTADTLTADHARILAEGASYGRSTTGAGQRVNVEFVSANPTGPLHVGHGRGAAQGDGIAALLEWTGHQVTREFYINDAGVQITRLAESLWARVQQAVGREASVPEGGYHGEYLVEAAATLLASEGKAFADLPASKGVARCRAAALVMQRAEQDDTLATFGVRFDVMSSEEDIYASGKIDALLVRLAEADLSYEQDGALWLRTSSYGDEKDRVLRKQDGSYTYFVPDIAYHLDKVKRGFTHAIDVWGADHHGYIPRVQGALTALGVPADWLEVSLVQLVKVVRGGEEVKMSKRSGDFVTLRDLYEETGVDAARYWFLMRRGDTHLTFDIELAKSRTDENPVFYVQMAHARMCGIFRNAGIELASVSGALDLTVLTASDADLLRALTEFPDIVRRAARDHEPHRVTTYLEALAREAHGWYHGCRVLGEPEPVQHARLLLARAAIQVLANGLTLLGITAPDRI